Sequence from the Candidatus Edwardsbacteria bacterium RifOxyA12_full_54_48 genome:
ATCGGAAATAAGTGCCGCCCCTGCCATGCACCCGGCAAAAAGCGAAGGGTCCTGCCGTAGTTCTTCTGGAATGTCGGCAAAGGCCACCACGTCTGAAACGGCCAGCCGGCCGCCTTTCTTCAAAGCGCGGTAGGCTTCCCGGAACACCCTGTTCTTGTCCAGCGATAGATTGATCACGCAGTTGGAAATTATTACGTCTGCGGTTTCGTCCGCCACCGGCAGGTTCTCGATTTCGCCCAGACGGAATTCAACATTTTTATAGCCGCCCTTTTCGGCGTTGGCCCTTGATTTTGAAATCATCTCCAGGGTCATGTCCACTCCTATTACCCGGCCAGTGTCGCCAACCTGCCTGGCGGCCAGAAAGGCATCAAACCCTCCACCGCTGCCCAGATCGAGAACAATTTCCCCCGGCTTTAAAGCGGCGATGGCTTGCGGATTGCCGCAACCCAAGCCCAGGTTTGCCCCTTCGGGAACCGTGTTTATCTCCTGGATCGAATAGCCCACCGCCTGCGACAGGGCCCCGGCAGTAAAATCGTTCGGTGCCCCGCAACACCCGGTAGCGGTGCACCCGCACCCGGGAGTTTTCGCACCGGCCGCTTTGGCGTATGTCTCCCTGACAGCGGTGCGGATCCTCTCTTTATCCTTTAATTCACCCATGGCCAGCCTTTCTTAAATGTATCTGATTGTCCGTTACTTAAACCAACCTAACAAGGTCATTTGCGCCGTAGCCGGCAGGTGCAGGAGCCCGACAGTTTCTTGCTGTCGTCCACCTTAAGCGGCAGGC
This genomic interval carries:
- the arsM gene encoding arsenite S-adenosylmethyltransferase (in Rhodopseudomonas palustris this protein confers resistance to arsenite; catalyzes the formation of a number of methylated intermediates from arsenite and SAM producing trimethylarsine) → MGELKDKERIRTAVRETYAKAAGAKTPGCGCTATGCCGAPNDFTAGALSQAVGYSIQEINTVPEGANLGLGCGNPQAIAALKPGEIVLDLGSGGGFDAFLAARQVGDTGRVIGVDMTLEMISKSRANAEKGGYKNVEFRLGEIENLPVADETADVIISNCVINLSLDKNRVFREAYRALKKGGRLAVSDVVAFADIPEELRQDPSLFAGCMAGAALISDLETMLMNAGFESVKIAPKEESRTVIRSWAPGSKITDCVVSASIEAVKPTSARNGA